The window ATGACTCTTTTGCAGTATATCTAGAAAAAGAACCAGAAGCTCTCTTTCAGTCCTTACAGAAAATTAAAGAATGTCACCACTctcaactctctttctctctattacatttatatatacatacatatagaGTTGGATAATTTAACCTAGTCGCCAAGTACTAATTAAGTAAAGTCATTACCAAAATATCTCTAAGACGCCTTTACATCGCTATGGTGCTATTACATAAAGGGTTTTATTAAATAAGTTCTATCAATTTGTCTACTACGTCATATATggataattaataaaaatattctaaattgtATATTGTGGTGGAAATGTGCAAGGACCAAGCTAGGACTTGGCATTGAAGTTAAGGAGGCTGATTTTACTGTTAGTTGCATGCAGTGACTTTGGCTTTCAGTTCTACTGCTTAGCCggcaatggttttttttttttttttagtacttattattattattattattattattattattatgtgtgtgtgtgtgtagagcATGTCCTTTGTTGATgaggacaaaattattttgtttaaagttttttaaagggttaagttgtttgtttttgttaaaattggttgattagtCTCAAAATCctattagtaatttttgttttagatctttaaatttttttacagaCTTTAAAAGGTGGAAAATACTagatctacaattttttttaacaaattgttGTTATGATTGGTTGTTATTagtgataggccacaaactgaatgaccccttgtgatagaaattaattaattaattagccaagttattaattaatcaatttatcatgcaaaaacatggtagcacaaacaaatcaccaataaaataattatgcagtggaaaataaataacacggtgatttgtttacgaatgggaaaaacctaatgacaaaaaccccactgggtgattttcaggtcatcACTCTCGAAActccattattatcacaacaagctgttacaagtaaaggaatcctaagTACCTTATCAACttacagttgaatccttaccccatacccaattggacttgttctgtagtgacagttcctcTTTTTGATACATGACTcctaagtacgtgactaaccaattgcgcagatcctagtacgcgacttcaatcaccaactaagaagattgttggctgcaaagttcatcagttcatccacacgatgaagatcaagaagatgcttggtcataaaatcctatggtgcacatacacaataactttttcaagagaaagagatgaactagggcaagaactttgtctccagtcacaatttgtttaaacagagtttgctcaatgcttgtgcaacttgtgaactgtttgacggcccttaaaacaatctttttatatgtctagagttagaagaaaagaaatcccAAAGACATAGTCacagatcccaagaaaatcagatttgaattctgaaaatcttaaacctcgacagataggaggtgtcgaacACACCAGtctttgaacagctttcttaagctggATAGATGCAGCTGTTGAGCCaactatcgagctttaatgaatttgcactatcaacttTTTTTCTCGGATAGACTTGAAGGTTTcgacacttgatcttgaaatatagtttcttgaagtatttaaacacatcctaaatctacccaaatacaagtaaaatgcgttttgtcaaaggataagccaattacataaaatcatgacatatgttcttaacatgtgaaacacatatgttctaacaatctctccctttggcaattcgtgacaaaaccacaacaaacaaatgaacatatgagagaagtcataaatcactcaactcatattcacttgttgaatacaataaaatctatcctaacacaaactcttaaaaaactttgcaagaagagagtttatggtaagtagactttgacaacctgtatttctgaaacactttaaacaaaactcatcaaagcatctttgtgtgaaacagaaataatagattgcatacaaatATAAGATACATGTGTCTTAAGGGAGAAacgaaacaacacatgaaggggtaggtgaaagaaagacatacatcaacataaatAAGGAGATAAGTACAAAGgatgtctataaatggtcacaagacctcatgtacaagaataatgtatctaaaagaaaagaaaagaaaatatacataCTATCaacactacatccctcaaaacatatcaacactccccTTAACAAAGTGGttctatactaactctccccctaagaatgactactctcatatcaaaATTACTCTCAttttttgtcatgagtgacaaagggtaagagtatCAAGTAGACAtttcatcggtagagctagcatctccatcagcatAATCCGAagcttcatcatcatcaccattatcatcatcatccttatcCTCAGAATCAAAAGCCAtgggagaaggtggtgaaggagtagcctcaggagcaaaaccacccatggacGCTTGTCGTTGTGCAATATGACTgacacgaacgttcacctgatacaactccgtagagagtgtatctaggtgagcatccatgtgcTACAGCTACGTCATGATGTCTTCTACAGTCACAAAGCttgaagaagagggaggagcGGATGTGAATGGAGTAGAACGGGATGAAGCTAAACGGGAGGAAGGAGCTGCTGAATCCGACTGCAGTGATCGAAGTTGGGCCTCACTtcgtttaacggtagcgtaatTTATGGTACACATGATGGTGAAATGgtcagaagagggaaaaggaacagaaaagtGGCGTAAGATCCTTGTGATAGTGGAAGGAAAGATGAACTTATCATAAGAtgccgaatctagatgaacatctataatagacagaatgaaatgagaaagagaaatctataataagatgctcaagaagagataacaaaaatcgagcacgaggctttataatggagttatagtgagagagtggatgcaaagcaaaagtcatcaccatgttcatgaatctaggacctttagcaaaaggtcgacatggtgtaaaTAGACGCTCACCCCAAACAGAAGGGTGCTAACAGAAagcagacatgagctcatccctggacacagtcctcagatgctcacaactaggatagttaggaaattctaTCCTAGGGACCCGAAGCATATTCGCAACAAGTTATGGTGTGATAGGAATGTGCGTACCTCAGACgtgagtgaagaaaagaggtacagAAAAATCAATCCCGTGCATATTGGACTAAAACTCCTGAATAAGCATGAGAGGACAGGTGACTGGGACATCACaaagtgactcccatcccctactgtgaatgacaaAGGGAAAGTCAGTGTTGGTAAAGTCCAACAAAACGActtggcattccgaatgaatgcctcgtctagaaaagttctccgaaaatgCCTTCCGAAAATGCCTtcaaggcatcatcatcatggAACCGATTATGAGATAGTGTAGGATCAGATGATGAAGAAGCtccggaacgaagagggttctagtttggagtggatttacgcttaggtgccatagacacgactaacgtaaacaaaaaagagagggagagaaaagaaagataatcAGAAAAATCCCaagcaatttcaaatataacaagtatattgaaaaataGTATGTATGCATgagaaatgcatgaacatgtgacatgcaaaataaattgcatcatgggctcagcccaatccaaatctatcagcacacaaacagATAGCACAtatctaaatgcatgacaataccaTTATAATACTAATGTGATTCAAtgtatgagattttaaactaatttaagtgaaaacccatcccaaaatttcaataataactcaccaattttgaaaaaccccaaaatatttcaaaaaacccaaaacttagatttcaaaacatgaaatgcatgaatgcaaaaggattagaagcttaccaagagaagaaattcttgaaaaagcttgaagaatcCTTGACGAACAAAGATTGGAGTGAGATGAGAatgtttgggagagaaaagagagaagtatcgagagagCGATCAAGTGAAATGAGTTCCAGATCGCACTGGGAGCTTAAATAGTGCCAGCAGTAAATCTTGATAGATGCAGGTATCGAGAGGTATTGAGATATCTATCGAGGGTGGTGTAGAGAAAATGGTCGTCGACAGCTGAGGTATTGAGGAGGTGTTGAGGAACAACCCAACAGAACTaagaacagaagctcgatcgatccaccaggtgtcgagaagctatcgaggatgcAGAGccattctcgatcgatccactagGTATTGAGCATCTGTCGGGAttgcgattaaaaaaaaaaaggctgaagaagctcgacagacagtaaggtatcgaggaggtgtcgagccagcATTTAAAACcagtttttcgagatgtgaaaaacacagacatgaatgcactccaacatgcaactcaaccaatgatccaatcaacatatttagctctcaaaatcatctcttaataacaattttaagcacatgggtcttcaaaaagaaacacacacacacacacacactaaacaagtctaaccaattttatatttcaaaaacaagtcaagacagtttagtgagcatacgttaacacatgtaaaaccttgagatggccaaatcacattgtacttgtacatgtatcaagaatagaaAAGAATATTGCatattgtgtgtgaaaaaatatcgcaagattgcataagtgtatataggggtgtccacgggtcggtctgGGTCAGGTTTATGCCCAACCTGCAATCAACCTGTTTACATCGGGTTGTCGATCGAACGACCCGCCGCCAACCGTCGACAACCTCGGGTCGAGTCGGATCGGTCTCCGGTGAATGACGGTCGGGTTGGTCGGCCTCGATACTGAGGTAAACCACGAAATCTTCCTCGGATTGAAGCTCAAAACCACCACATAAGCCCAGATTTCAAAGAAAATCACAAGATATAAGcaaaaattgaagcaaaaaGCACTATATCAAGCCTAGATTTGAGCAAAAGCACCACATTAAGCAAGAATCGAAGCAAAAATCAATCCTAGATCTGAGCAAAATCGAAGCAAAAGCACCACATCTAGCCGGATCTAAGTAAAAATCGAGCAAAATCTTCATCTCCCCGCTGAATCTAAGCAAGAAAACCAAGATCTTCACGAATCTAACCAAAAACTACCAAACTTCTTATCAGAATATCGACGAATTTGAACGGATCTGGGTAAAACCGGCGTTCTTTCTTCACTTTCGTAGGACGGATTGGGTATATCGGGTTTTGAGGAAGAAAACCCGCCGCCATCCGAACCGCCTAAATCGGTTTTTGGTGGCGGAAACCCATCTTCGACCGTCACTGGCATCAGCCCAGGCGATTTGGGCAGGTGGGTCGATTTCTGGATTCTGATGGACACCCTTAAGTGTATACATTTTATGACGATTTgggatatgagaaaatcactttaactcacacacaatcataactgcttgatggggactatcaccttcaaggtacatcctataactctcacatctcctagaatacacgcttgcaatcatttttttttaaaagcatttttgttctttttgcttttgatttttctttgcacatttttcttttaagcatatcatgcatgggcatattagagagagaaaagaaatacccaataatatttgacatttcaagtttgctatgcctaagcacacaaatgtcattgacactgcacttttgctatgccgaagtatacaagtgtcatattatgattggcggagAACAGtagtgagatgattatttatgcctttctcttaggattttcttgtccttctcgtcaaaaagagtgatacgagtgttacgtataagagataacttaatcttactcatcacaaacacgagctaCAAacctcacttgcttagttgtgcatagagatgctcatctaagctacaaatgatacaaagtttagaagactttgtttcaatggccatccaaggtacacaagtaccaatgtacacaaaacacacactgtttttgtatttttctgatttttcaaaattttattttatttttatatgaaaaacaaaacaaagcaaaactgaaaaataaccaaacaaaaacatgttaaacaaccaaagcataaaaactggattgactcaaaacttgaaagcaaaacacataagtaatgcatacacaaaaacaaaaagagagagagaaaagtgacagaattacttggagcctttttccttccacaccctggaagaacctttcctttgattaaacttTTGAATCAGCGATGAGGGAgaaaaaccgttcaagtttgaaaggaacatgagggctttgagaagatctccaaggggaggattgaagctgattctagttcccagatgctatcatgctaTTGCTCTattgagtggcaagccacttgtagcaatttggtcgagtatgactgGCAACttcacaatgatgacagagatgcagcttcttttgtttaggcttttgagagttagccttcttagccctaaggtttttaacatctttcttctcaagcttacggggtgctcctaagatagatttacccttgtctatgttctcactagctaattcagttttaatctcattgttctcaattttaacattactagcaggaggaacaaaaacagtagtactagtagaagcagtattagaggaagaaagatcATACCCTAAATGCCTTCATGGCCACTATTAAATAATTGCACAATTAATGCTTGgagagagaaacaaacacacaaacacatggAAGAAGGAATGAAGTTCTAACACAAATGATGCTTGACAATTTTAACTATTATTAACGGATTTCAATTAGGAActccttacaaattttattttattttattattttttttttcacttgtaaTCCATGAGATCACATTTCCATGTACGAACCATTTCTTAATCCTacatgtaaaaataaaagatgtagAGAGACAACGAGAGGGCAGGTGTAAGAGGAGATATGTGATTTGGGTTGATGACCTACGTCCATAATATAAAATCCTTAGCGACAAAATCATTCTTATTCAAAATTGTTGTTTTACCGCGAACTCTAAGTAGGATATATATAGGAACATTAAATTAGGAGAATTCCTTGGTTGGAGTAAACTCAAGGACAAATAATGTTCTTTGGCTTTAACAAATCAAGGATATCAACTTATGCTAAATGTGATATGTATAACCTACCAACatcccctctcaaactcaagatagAACCTAATGATGCCTTGAGATTGAAATCTATTCTCATGAAGATGCCTTGAAGATGACCATGAGTGACTGGATTAATTGTAAAATAAGCTAGCCACAATGTAGAATAATTTGTGCAAAATGCTAGAGATGGCAGCAAATAGTGATGACGATTGAATGCTAGAAGATGGCTACAAGGGCCTACAAAAGGGTGCACCAATGACCAAATAGTGGATGCTATGATCAGAGGATGGTTAAACTAGCGGCCTGAGGAATATTAGTAGAGGATGGCATTGTGATGAAGCACATGAGTGAGTTGAtaaattttgcataaattaaacccaaaaagaatgatTGATGGGTTAAGTTGTGTGACTTGGGTTCTTCAAATTGGAAAATAGACCTGAATATCGGAAtctacacacaaaaaaaaaaaaaaaaaagtggaaaagtTTCATGTTAGGATAAAAACAGTGACCGAAAGgttttggacaattgcttccgGCAATGGTCAAAGGTGGTCAACAATTTAACCGAGTGATAGTTGGTAGTGGCAACTTGAAAGCTAGTGAAGACCATAGAAAAGTAAttctaataccatgttaaaatGTAAGGATTACAAAAGTAAATACTAAAGTAATGTTTGATCTATCCTTATAGTTTGCATGAATTTTGCTTTCGTCTTTATACCgtaaaatttttggattttatcaCTAAACAGATAATAGTAGTCATAACTTCATTGTGGAACCGATACCTAGCGTATTTGACACCATCTCTTGTAATGTACTAAAGTATTCTTCGATTAGGGTTTttgattctttatttatttgtattttatgaCTTACGTCATTGACAAGTAATTTTCAATGTCAATATATAGGAACTAAATACAAGATCTTGCCGCCGCGTGAGTTACGGGGGTTACTACGCGTGCTCATATCTAATGTATACATGCATGTATCCAAAATGTACAAGTTCCTTAGAAGTAGAACTTTAGGCGTTGATAGAGAGGTTTTTTCATTATTCAGCGCAATTTATTTtgtatgaattttgataaactaggtttaaattttaaaaaatatagtatatatatttcagaataactagtttttatttttatttttattttattattattatttttaggtaaaaaacattgtccaagAATATTCAAGTAAACCGAATATATGTCCATAGTAAATAACATTGacttgttttaattaaaaactaacttctcacaatatatatatatatatatatattgtgagaaGTTAGTTTTTAATTAAAGACAGCATCGAGGATACAAAGAAAGTGATTAAGGACAGCATTGAGGAAGCGAACTTCGAGAAACATCAGCAAAATGTCCGTGGAATAATACTAGTAATCTTGTGCAATGGCAGAAAGGCTACAATGGACGAGGACTCTGAGGACACCAACTTACTCCCAGCAAGCTGAGACCCAAAGCCAAAGGAAGTTGGGTGCAAACCAAGGGTGAAAGGAGTTACTTGGTGCTGAacaaagaagaatgggaagagGAGGGATAAAGCAACCATTCCCTCCatattaaatgcactgcaaccATTTAactagccgcattaatgaggaaatgacttATGAATAGTAGCCACACAGCTCATATCTTAGTATAAAAACCTTCTAATAAGatcttgatgggacaagtattaggAAAATCCAATCTTAACCTTCCAAATGTAGGGTTCGAATACATCTTGGCTGATTATGTAAAGCCAAGAAGCCCCTGGATTTAAGGAGAGATTTTTTCTAGACAGAGAAGTAACCCCTATCTCGGACTAAACCTGAGGACACCAATATAACTATTCCATCACTGTTCTGAATTAAATATACTGTATTATTGTTTGGAATCAATTCTACTTAAATTATCCCTCTCGTTAAAGGTATTTAAGGTTGATTGAACATCCCACctcttaaaaattaatattaattgtgtGAGCAAAAGTAGCAAGATAAAATCTGCCAACTTTTCTATTTACATTTTGCCCttcactctcacacacacacatatataagcaCTAAAACTATCTTTTCAAGCAGATCataaaagcaatgaaaaaaaatataaaaacatcaCAAATTTTTAGCCCATCCATATCTTTGGGGGGTAAAATACTAATTATAACACATAATTAGGCTTAAAAATTGTATTGAAACGAAAAGACAAAACTACCTTACAATTTTTTAACCCATATATACCATAAGGGGTAACAAACTAACAACATAATTACTGCTCCGTTACACGACAaataaactgaaaaaaaaaaaaaaaaaaaagtccctcTTTTTCTATATACTAAAATGTTAGTTATAGCCTTATAAGTATTAGTTTAAGAAGGATGCATGTATCTAGCTAGGTACGTAGCATCTGGGCCATAGTATAGTATAGAAGCAGGAATAGTGACTTTTGAGAATTGAAATGTGGAAATTCTTTGGTATGGTTGCATGACTTTTTCGGTATGAGAGAGAGTAATAGAGGGATGCAGATTACTGGATGAAGAAGGCCACGACTTTATGGAAAACCTTTGAAAGAGGCATTATTTGAGGTTGATGAACTAAAATTCTCCTAGTGATAGTCTTAGGGCTCATTGGCTATGCAtggctttcttttttaatcttgaCTATAATGTGGTTATTTATAATtaacttttataattatttcaaaattcgaattaaatcaattaattaataaaattaggaGAGGAATCATTTGTTGCTGTTAATTTTGAGGAATTTAAATGTGTATATGAtgttgcattttatttttatcatgtaaAACAATTTATTCCCCTTATCCTTACTAGTTTGTTCCAAGAAAGGGTAGAGGAGGATTTTTGAATCCTAAATATCTCCATTGGAAATATTAGAGATGTCAATCAATTGAGTAATAATGTTCTTGACGTGAGTcttgtttaataatttataaaataatgtataTGAATATAAACTAACTTATATAGTACTCAATAACATAGTGGATGGTGGtttctaaaatagtttcacaTTAATTTATGGTGCAATgcatataaaaatttaacttaatatgatttttcccccttgtttattattatttttctaagcatgaaatttataattatgGTAGTTATAGGCATTTATTAAGTCTGTGCACATAGGGATGTTTTCTGAAAGGAGTTCAATAGCTTTCTAGATGAAAAGAGTTTAGGTTTGGCAAGTTGTCAAGACTCCAAAGCTAGAAAGTTGGACTAATTGGGAGTCAAAGCAGATATGCTTGACCTTGCGAAATCGGATTACTTCCTTAATTTGGAAGCGCAAATCATGGCGGAAGATTTATCTAgtttaatttatagaaaaaactGCGTACACTAGCTACGTGTGGTGTGATTTTGCCATACACTTAAGCCTTAAGCCTTGATGCTAGAGCTAAACAAATCATTCATTAagaaatatatttcaaaaaagaagataaattcctctagaaaaagaaatagtCTCATAgttctcatttaattttttatatggcTTGCTTAATTGTTCATGAATGTTTAGGCAACTTGATTAATTAACGTACAAGCAAGGCCAACTAACTTGGCGGGCTAGTGACTAGAGTAGACGGAAACCTTAGATATGTACTATactgaaaaattttcaacacCTTAAGGAGTAGGATAGCCTGTTCAAAACATGTAATTATTTACTTTGTTTCCGTAGTTTAgcatttggtttaaaaaatgaacATGTAAATTACCAATCTTTTGCTAAACCAGTAACCAGTACTCTTGGAAGAATGCAATTTGGAAATTTTGGTTGcaaaattttccacatcagtATAGCATTACTTCGATAATGATTAGAATTTTGGTATAACAGTCATAAGCAGCCTCTACAAGAACAggaaaaatgcataattaccTTATTCAAGAACAGAACAATGACCGGTACTTGTCCTGTTGACAAAGTCAAATTTGAACAGCAAGTCCCATACCGTATAAGCCTTCCTGAAATCACCATTATCAAATTGAAAGTAAGAACTCCATCCATAGAGTTTTTGCACCACATATTGCACTATAAATATCAAATGCCCAATCTTGTTTTTCATCACACattatctttttcattctttatcCACATACAAAACTTCCCAAGATGGTTACACTTAGTGTGAAAAAGAATCTACTCATCCTTGTTCTAGTCGGAATCCTAGCCGGATTTGTGCCAGGATATGTGAAGGGTCAATCTGTAGCTGATATTGTGACCCAAGATTTCTTTAATGGGATAATTAATCAGGCTGATGCAAGCTGTGCAGGGAAGAATTTCTACACAAGAGCAGGTTTTCTTGATGCTCTCAATTCATATAATCAATTTGGAAATCTTGGTTCTGCAGATGATTCCAAGCGTGAAATTGCAGCTTTCTTTGCTCATGTTACTCATGAGACTGGACGTAAGATAATTCTCTATCCtaacatatattttaattaatttaccaCATCTCATACGCATGCTGACATATACGATAAGATGCATGCCACAACACCCATAATATCTAATTTAGTTAATGTCATATTAAGTAACTAATTACTATATCTAAACTATACtaataattacaataatattatgttggttatgtttttataattttgttataagttagataataattaatttgcatttagtttatttttgaattgcaTAATATATAGTGTACACCAAAATCCTTGTAGATGAgtggtatttaaaaaaaaaaaaaaatcttttataagAATAATTATGGTTCAAATCATCATTCAAtacattttataattaattaattaaaaaatataatatataatacatAACACACAATTGAATATATTTTCACATATATAGATTGCTATTGATAATTTCTGATTTTTCATATTATACTTGTAAAGGttaatatcttttaattttagagCTAATTTTCATAAAGTTATAACAAAAGAATTAAAGGGCACGTCTATATCTTCTACTTTGTTTTTTACTATGCAACTTTTCCTTATAGTCAGACCTGTATGATCATAAACATACAAATTTGTGCATTCTAGTAAGAGATTTTTGAGCTATTTAATTCATAGTTTAAATACACAAGTTAAACTGAAAGGTAATACAAAATTAATGTTTATCTTTGGGCAGATTTTTGCTACATAGAGGAGATCAATGGTGCCTCACAAGACTACTGTGACGAGAGCAACACACAGTATCCATGCAACCCTAACAAAAAATACTTTGGCCGTGGACCACTTCAGCTAACATGGAATTACAATTACGGGGCAGCTGGAACTAGCATTGGAATCGACTTATTAAACTCTCCTGAAACTGTTGCTACAGACGTGACTGTTTCTTTTAAGACCGCCTTGTGGTTTTGGATGACCAATGTTCGTCCAGTTGTAAGCCAAGGTTTTGGTGCAACCATTCGAGCCATCAATGGTGCCATTGAATGCAATGGTGGAAACTCCGGTGCTGTCCAAGCCCGTGTCCAGTACTACACTCAATATTGTAACCAACTTGGTGTTGCTCCAGGCGATAATCTCACTTGCTAGGAGCCTAGGAGCACCATTTGtgttcttttatcttttaaGTACCTATGCTTGTTTAGATTTGATGGAAATAATTACTGCCAACTAGCCTTGTTGGTAAAATTGGGATCA of the Quercus robur chromosome 10, dhQueRobu3.1, whole genome shotgun sequence genome contains:
- the LOC126703632 gene encoding endochitinase EP3-like isoform X2, which translates into the protein MVALSVKKNLLILVLVGILAGFVPGYVKGQSVADIVTQDFFNGIINQTDASCAGKNFYTRAGFLDALNSYNQFGNLGSADDSKREIAAFFAHVTHETGHFCYIEEINGASQDYCDESNTQYPCNPNKKYFGRGPLQLTWNYNYGAAGTSIGIDLLNSPETVATDVTVSFKTALWFWMTNVRPVVSQGFGATIRAINGAIECNGGNSGAVQARVQYYTQYCNQLGVAPGDNLTC